The sequence below is a genomic window from Nostoc flagelliforme CCNUN1.
ACTCTCTCAACCCGTTCTATAGAGGCTCAAAAGTCACAGTAATTGGAGCAATTAGTATTAAAAAAGTAGTTGCATTAATGACAATGAATGGTTCAATGGATGGCGTTGCATTTGAATTATTTATTGAGAAGTTTTTAGTACCACATTTATGGTCAGGAGCAGTAGTAGTAATGGATAATTTATCCGCGCACAAACTAGATTCAATTGTGCCAATGATTGAAGCTGTAGGTGCGAAAGTTATTTGTTTATCCTCATACTCCCCCGATTTTAATCCAATTGAATTATGGTGGTCACAACTTAAATCTTTTTTACGCAGTTTTGCTCCAACTACAACAGAGATGGTTGATCAACTAATCTCAGCTGCACTCGACTTAATAAATCCTCAACATTTAAGAAACTGGTTTGCTAGTTGCTGCTACTGTACCTCATAACAGGCGTAAATGCTGTATCCCTCTTCTGTCACTCTCCGAAAACTTTTGCCATTTCTGAATTCTAGAGCTTTTGTATAGCCTGCGATCGCGCGATTATTTCCTAATAACAAATACAAGACCGATTTTTTTCTAATAGTATAGCTTGTATTCATTGCCTCATGAGGCTTCTAGCGATCGCCCTCACGGAAAGTGACAAAAGAGGGGTATATCAGAGATGCATAAGTGCGTAGGCGTAGCCCGTCGTAGACATCGCATCTTGCAAAATCTGAGTTTGTTCTTTGGTATTTAAGCTAAATAGAACGATTTAAAGCCAATTGAGACAATCACCGCTATTTGCCGCTCAATAGGTTTCAAAATCACAATATATCTTTTTAAATCATAGCATACGATGATATCCAACACCGATACTGCAATGGCCAAACCCTCTTTAGATTGGGGTAAGTCGATGTTGAGTAGCAAAATTTTTATTTTGCATGTAGCCGGAGCAGAAATTTGAATTAATAATAGCTACAATAAAATTACGAGGCATCTTAATAAGAAAATGACAGATTTAACTCCAAATAGCACATTCTTAATAGCAGGAATTGTTTTTATAACGATTGCCGTCATCGGGCAATCTAAATTAGGATTTATTGAAATTAATCCCGGTTGTTTTGGCAGATTTTTGGCTCTATTTATTGGAATTTTGAGCTTATTATATGCTTTGGGATTACTCAATTTTTCAACGGTCAACTTTGACTTTTTAAGAACTTCTCTTCTAGAACAAATTAAACAGAGTATAAGTTCAATAAATGACCTTTTGCAAGGGTCGTAATAGGTCTAAAGAATTAATTATAGGTTAAGGGGAAAAGGTTAATTTTACCCCTTTTTTTTAAAATTATTACTAATAATACGCTCCTACAAGACTGTAAATCAGGCTAGCCAATACTAATAAGGTAACAATCACATAGATAAATTCTCGCTGTAGCAGGAAAGCTAATAGAGAAATAAAAACGCGGACAATTGGAGTAGCAATTAGTAGTAACAGTCCGAGTTGAATAATGCCGCGTAGGCGTAGCCCGCCGTAGGCATCGCTACCTGATAAAACTGCTTTTACTACACCTGCTGGTGAGCGAAATTCCGATGGTTCGCCCTGAAAAAAGTGATATCCAGCAGGTTCAGCACCGTGATGAATTAAGTAGAGTATACCCCCCAGCAAAACGACAGCACTAGCTATCAAAACGCCATATTTCATCAGGTTACTGAGTAAATATTCTAATTGCTGATCACTTAATGTTTTTGTCGCATTCTTGTTAACATCAATGTCACAGCTATTAGGCAATTGTGCTACTGTGCTACTGGGATGTCCTAATTGTTCAATATTAGAGTCTGGATCTTTCTGCGATAAGGTTAGTGTAACCACTTCAATATCAGGTTGTGCCAGGAATGTCCAGCGAAAGCTACTATTAAATTTATACATTTTACAGCCCCCCTATTAAACTGTTGTAGACCATTTTCAAAGCCATTACCACTAGCACAACACTGAAGATAATTCTCAAAATCTGCGTTTTAGCGCCTGTCAGAATTCGTGCGCCCAAGAAAGTACCAGGTAATACCCCCAACATCACTGGCATGGATAGTCCCGGATCGATATAGCCGCGTGCTAGGTAAACTCCAGCTGATGCTGCTGCTGTCACGCCGATCATAAAATTGCTAGTGGTGGTAGAAACTTTGAAGGGTAAACGCATGGCTTGATCCATCGCCAACACCTTGAATCCCCCGGAACCAATACCAAGCAACCCAGAAAGCACCCCAGCTATTAACATCACACTAAAACCCATTGGTACTGAATGAACTTGGTAAGACATTACTCCATCAGGAGTTGGATAAGTACCATTCAGTTTTAGATAATTTGCGATCGCATCTGGTACTTCATCTTCAATATGTTCTATTCTAGGTCGTTGTGAAAGGTATGCTGAATAAATGAGGACGATCGCTAGTACGATAGTTAGGGCTTTCACAGAAACGAAAGTAGCGATCATTGCTCCTGCGATCGCACCGATGGTTGTGGCTACTTCTAAAAACATTCCCAATCGCAAATTGGTATAGCCTTTTTTAATATAGGTAGATGCTGCACCCAAAGAAGTAGCAATTACAGATACCAGTGAAGCACCAACGGCATAGCGAATATCAACGCCAAATACCGAAGTTAATAAGGGAACAATTACTACTCCGCCCCCTAACCCAGTTAGCGCCCCTAACAAGCCAGCGCTAAATGAACCAATCCAAATTAGTAATGAAAATTCTAAAATAGTCAAATTTACTTCCTCTTTTTTTTACATGTATATCAAGATGCCAATATATTTTTTGTATTATTGAGAACTTAATTGTCAAGTTAACTACTGGGTTACAAAAGATTGCGTCAGTACTTCCGAGAAAGAAAGACAATGTGGTTTTATGATTAAAGTTCCCAATGAAACATGGTGAGTGCATGGGCAACTGCCAATATAGCGGTTCTCGCTTGGGTGCAGTACAGTTTTTACCTCACTTCCATTCCTCTCTCCTTTTAGGAGAGAGGTTTTAAATCTTACTCCCCAACGCTAGAAGGGAAGGGGCTGGGGGTTAGCTCTGTATTTCATACAATTGGGAACTGCTATAAACTAGTGTTGGGACAAGTGAAGGTAGACGAAAAATCCAATGAGATTACAGCAATCCTAGAACTGCTCAAAGTTTTAGAATTATGAGCGTCTTGACCCAGATTCAGTCTAGTCAGGATTCAAAAGCGTTGGTATGGTACAATCTATCCGAAAATTGGATGGGAAAACAACGGTTGAAACTCGTTATTTTATCAGTATTTTTGAGGAAAATGCAGAAAAATTTGCCAATTCTGTACGGAATCATTGGGGAATTGAATATTTCTTGCATTGGGTGCTGGATGTAGCTTTAAAAGAAGATGATTGCCGGATTAGCAGAGATAATGCCCCCCAGACTTTCGCAGTATTACCGCAAATTGCAGTCAATCTTTTAACTAAAGAGAAGCGTGTTAAACGTGGAATAAAAAATAAACAGTTTTTCGCCGCGATGGATAACAACTATTTAACAAGAATAACATTAGCAAAAAAATAGCACATCAACACTGGAATTGAGTATTTTACAGCGTATTTCAGGTAAATCAAGTATACGGGTAGGGGCAGGGCAAACGCATCATGTCAACAAGACCCTTGGGTTCTCAATAAGCTCAAAATAAGTCGCATTAATCGTTGCTTATTAACAAAGATTTTAGCGTAGGCGTAGCCCGTTGTAGACATCGCCTAAATCTTTTAAAATAAAGCAAACGAGAAATGTTGATTTTTTCGTTGGTTCTTAACCTTGGTTGTGATCAAAAGTAATTTAGATGCGTTTGCCCTGCGGGTAGGGGCACAACATGTTGTGCCCCTACGATTATCTATACCTCACGCCTGTTGCAATGTGCTGTATGTTAAAATTCCACTTATTTTTTAAGATAATTTTACTTTTATATCCCCAACCCATGAGTTTCTGAATCTTAATAAAGAGTTATATTTTTGAATATCAGATAATTCATGCTCTCTGATAAGATACGATTTATCTAAATAGAATTCAGGAGTCAGTAGTCAGAATTCAGCATGAATTCTGTATGACTGGCGGATGAATAAGTTGGTTTAAGACCTCCGCTAAATTTTAAATTTAGGGGTCTACAATTAGTGGCGGGTCTGAATTTCCCTCTAATTGATTCTGATTACTGAATTCTGACTTCTGGGTTCTTCTTCAATTTGTTTATAACTTTATCAAGTTTTACAGT
It includes:
- a CDS encoding DUF1634 domain-containing protein encodes the protein MYKFNSSFRWTFLAQPDIEVVTLTLSQKDPDSNIEQLGHPSSTVAQLPNSCDIDVNKNATKTLSDQQLEYLLSNLMKYGVLIASAVVLLGGILYLIHHGAEPAGYHFFQGEPSEFRSPAGVVKAVLSGSDAYGGLRLRGIIQLGLLLLIATPIVRVFISLLAFLLQREFIYVIVTLLVLASLIYSLVGAYY
- a CDS encoding sulfite exporter TauE/SafE family protein, which gives rise to MTILEFSLLIWIGSFSAGLLGALTGLGGGVVIVPLLTSVFGVDIRYAVGASLVSVIATSLGAASTYIKKGYTNLRLGMFLEVATTIGAIAGAMIATFVSVKALTIVLAIVLIYSAYLSQRPRIEHIEDEVPDAIANYLKLNGTYPTPDGVMSYQVHSVPMGFSVMLIAGVLSGLLGIGSGGFKVLAMDQAMRLPFKVSTTTSNFMIGVTAAASAGVYLARGYIDPGLSMPVMLGVLPGTFLGARILTGAKTQILRIIFSVVLVVMALKMVYNSLIGGL